From Diceros bicornis minor isolate mBicDic1 chromosome 17, mDicBic1.mat.cur, whole genome shotgun sequence, the proteins below share one genomic window:
- the TAS2R9 gene encoding taste receptor type 2 member 9: protein MPSTMETIYMILIAGEFTIGIWGNGFMVLVNCTGWFKRRDISLIDIILVTLAISRIFLLCVITLDGFVMLLSPDIYAHGELMNILDVLWTFSNHSAVWFTSCLSIFYLLKIANISHPFFLWLKLEINRVILGILLVSFLLSLIISVTLKEDSWFNFKVNHEENITWEFKVSKISNAFKQIILNLGAIVPFSLCLISFFLLLFSLFRHIKQMKFHATGSQDPSTEAHMRAIKAVIIFLLLFLMYYAVFLVITSSYLIPQRKLVVMFGGIITVIFPSSHSFILIRGNSKLRESFLKVIRSAKCFHKRRNSFVPQRILNTRRKKSTKDSLFSN from the coding sequence ATGCCAAGTACAATGGAGACAATATATATGATCTTGATTGCTGGTGAATTTACTATAGGAATTTGGGGAAATGGATTCATGGTACTGGTTAACTGCACTGGCTGGTTCAAAAGGAGAGATATCTCCTTGATTGACATCATCCTGGTCACCTTAGCCATCTCTAGAATCTTTTTGCTGTGTGTAATAACTTTAGATGGCTTTGTTATGCTGCTCTCTCCAGATATATATGCCCATGGTGAGCTAATGAACATTTTGGATGTTTTGTGGACATTTAGCAATCATTCAGCAGTCTGGTTTACTTCTTGCCTCAGCATCTTCTACTTACTCAAGATAGCCAATATATCTCACCCGTTTTTCCTCTGGCTGAAGCTAGAGATTAATAGGGTCATCCTTGGGATTCttctggtgtcctttctcctctccttaaTTATTAGTGTCACATTGAAGGAGGATTCCTGGTTTAACTTCAAGGTCaatcatgaagaaaacataacttGGGAATTCAAAGTGAGTAAAATCTCAAATGCTTTCAAACAGATTATCCTGAACCTGGGGGCAATAGTTCCCTTTAGTCTTTGcctgatctcatttttcttgttaCTTTTCTCCCTATTTAGACACATCAAACAGATGAAATTTCATGCCACAGGGTCCCAAGACCCCAGCACAGAGGCCCACATGAGGGCCATAAAGGCAGTGATCATCTTTCTGCTCCTCTTCCTTATGTACTATGCAGTCTTTCTTGTGATAACCTCTAGCTATCTGATTCCTCAGAGAAAATTAGTGGTGATGTTTGGTGGCATAATAACTGTCATTTTCCCCTCAAGCCATTCATTCATCCTAATAAGGGGGAACAGCAAGCTGAGGGAGTCTTTTCTGAAGGTGATACGGAGTGCAAAGTGTTTCCACAAAAGAAGGAACTCTTTTGTTCCACAGAGAATCTTGAATACAAGGAGAAAGAAATCAACAAAAGATTCTCTCTTTTCCAATTGA
- the TAS2R8 gene encoding taste receptor type 2 member 8 has protein sequence MLSTEDSIFLVIITSEFILGMLGNGYIGLVNWIDWIKKKKTSSIDYIFTSLAISRICLICVMVLNAIIIVFYPDVHENGELKIISIFWTLTNYLSMWIATCLNAFYFLKIANFSHPLFLWLKWRIDRVVHWILLGCLAISLLISLIFAMIPNCEIPKVTKHKRNFNESFQVSKVQYFSPVTLFSLLAIVPFTVSLISFLLLIVSLWRHIKQMKLNVTGCRDPSTKAHVRAMKTATSFLFLLFVYYLASLLMTFSYLIKESKLAVIFGEVIAFFYPSGHSLILIIVNNKLRQAFVRMLRCGKTASVM, from the coding sequence ATGCTCAGTACAGAAGATAGCATCTTCCTGGTCATAATTACCAGCGAATTCATATTAGGAATGTTGGGGAATGGATACATTGGACTAGTAAACTGGATTGACTGGATTAAGAAGAAAAAGACCTCCTCAATTGACTACATCTTCACCAGTTTAGCTATCTCCAGAATTTGTTTGATTTGTGTAATGGTACTGAATGCCATCATAATAGTATTCTACCCAGATGTTCATGAAAATGGTGAACTAAAGATAATCAGTATCTTCTGGACACTCACCAACTACCTAAGTATGTGGATTGCCACCTGCCTCAATGCCTTCTATTTCCTCAAGATAGCTAATTTCTCCCACCCGCTTTTTCTCTGGCTGAAGTGGAGAATTGACAGGGTGGTTCACTGGATCCTGCTGGGGTGCTTGGCCATTTCCTTGTTGATCAGCCTTATATTTGCAATGATACCAAATTGTGAGATTCCTAAAGttacaaaacataaaagaaacttCAATGAATCATTCCAAGTGAGTAAAGTTCAATACTTCAGCCCAGTGACACTCTTTAGCCTGTTGGCAATAGTCCCATTTACTGTGTCATTGATctcatttctccttttaattgtGTCCCTATGGAGACATATTAAGCAAATGAAACTCAATGTTACAGGCTGCAGAGACCCCAGCACAAAGGCGCACGTGAGAGCTATGAAAACTGcgacttcatttctctttctcctttttgtaTACTATCTGGCTTCTCTTTTAATGACATTTAGCTACCTTATAAAAGAAAGCAAGTTAGCTGTGATATTTGGAGAGGTTATAGCATTTTTCTATCCCTCAGGTCACTcacttattttaattattgtaaatAACAAACTGAGGCAGGCATTTGTCAGGATGCTGAGATGTGGCAAAACAGCCTCCGTGATGTAA
- the TAS2R7 gene encoding taste receptor type 2 member 7, whose amino-acid sequence MPESMLNVESALMMIATGEFSMGVLGNAFIGLVNCMDWIKNRKISSIDLILTSLAISRICLLCIILLDCFILVLYPDVYTTGKQMRIIDFFWTLTNHLSVWFATCLSIFYFLKIANFFHPLFLWMKWRIDSVVPRILLGCLALSVFISLPVTENLDDDFRRCVKAKWKTNLTLRCRDNKAQYAFIKLFLNLLTLFPFSVSLISFLLLILSLWRHIRKMQLNATGCRDPSMEAHMGAMKAVISFLLLFIAYYLAFLVATSSYFMPETELAVVIGEVIALIYPSSHSFILILGNNKLRQASLKVLWKVKCVLTRRNF is encoded by the coding sequence ATGCCGGAGAGCATGTTAAATGTGGAGAGCGCTTTAATGATGATAGCAACTGGAGAGTTCTCAATGGGGGTCTTAGGAAATGCATTCATTGGACTGGTAAACTGCATGGACTGGATCAAGAATAGGAAGATTTCCTCCattgatttaatcctcacaagtctGGCAATATCCAGAATTTGTCTATTGTGTATAATACTATTAGACTGTTTTATATTGGTGCTGTATCCAGATGTCTATACCACTGGTAAACAAATGAGAATCATTGACTTCTTCTGGACACTAACCAACCATTTAAGTGTGTGGTTTGCCACCTGTCTCAGCATTTTCTATTTCCTCAAGATAGCTAATTTCTTCCATCCCCTTTTCCTCTGGATGAAGTGGAGAATTGACAGTGTGGTTCCTAGGATCCTGCTGGGGTGCTTGGCCCTCTCTGTGTTTATTAGCCTTCCTGTCACTGAGAATCTGGACGATGATTTCAGGCGTTGTGTCAAGGCAAAGTGGAAAACAAACTTAACTTTGAGATGCAGAGATAATAAAGCTCAATATGCTTTCATCAAGCTATTTCTCAACCTATTAACACTATTCCCCTTTTCTGTGTCCCTGATCTCATTTCTCCTCTTGATTCTTTCCCTGTGGAGACACATCAGGAAGATGCAACTCAATGCCACAGGGTGCAGAGACCCCAGCATGGAAGCCCACATGGGAGCCATGAAAGCTGtcatctccttcctcctccttttcattGCCTACTATTTGGCCTTTCTCGTGGCCACCTCGAGCTACTTCATGCCAGAGACTGAATTAGCTGTGGTGATTGGTGAGGTGATAGCTTTAATCTATCCCTCAAGCCATTCATTTATCCTAATTCTGGGGAACAACAAATTAAGACAAGCATCGTTAAAGGTGCTGTGGAAGGTAAAGTGTGTCCTAACAAGAAGAAATTTCTAA